In the genome of Croceimicrobium hydrocarbonivorans, one region contains:
- a CDS encoding tetratricopeptide repeat protein produces MEQRLDSLKGEERFSFLMELAQAFAQVDVPQSRGFLKEAVALSKDLNRHDFTARALNGMGITYFIQGDLHSALDYYEQSLEINESNNDSSGLAVNYSNLSNIYVEIGEFNKATNFFYKGLQLARLQGDSATMADINNNLARLYSSLGDQEKAVSHLRSSLKLYRTIGKEDVLTDYNNLGISYEKMGKPDSAVYFYKACIKLADEAHQKPSRFYALSNLVSYFIKVEEVDSARIYLDQALNDPDLKEYENFYLTFGIRDVRVLAREGQIDEALEKGEFYMEMARKYSRLREIVDMASSLHQLYALKGDYNTAYNYLLEHSLYNDSLLSQSNVAELTKLEERYQFQIEKERLEAQHQSEIRDQELKRFWVYWFLGGLGILTVAFGWNAYTRRARNIVLREKNQRIEKQHKEIQEQQAELREQKQSLEMLNAFKDRILAGMAHDLKSPLNSLQGLIDLSNMEEGQDPQIIKGFMRKLSSEVVILRQSIENLLHWARLQIGIAENNEKKRIAVAMALNQVIELFSGLAKNKNINIVQDINDGDAQLNADAEIVRIVLRNFISNALKFNPEGGSIYISGERKEDCYCFKVKDQGPGLRNSQKDEMFTEMMDPSVGTAKEMGTGLGLYLCSEFVRANGGKIGVESEAGEGSTFWFSLPIV; encoded by the coding sequence ATGGAGCAAAGGCTCGATAGCTTAAAAGGAGAAGAGCGTTTTAGCTTTTTAATGGAACTGGCCCAGGCTTTTGCCCAGGTGGATGTTCCGCAATCTCGCGGTTTTTTGAAAGAAGCGGTGGCTTTGAGTAAAGACTTAAATCGTCATGACTTTACGGCCAGAGCCCTAAATGGTATGGGTATCACCTATTTTATTCAGGGTGATTTACATTCAGCATTGGACTATTATGAACAATCTCTGGAGATCAACGAAAGCAATAATGATAGCTCTGGATTAGCAGTTAATTACAGCAACCTCAGCAATATATATGTTGAAATTGGAGAATTTAATAAAGCGACTAATTTCTTTTATAAGGGCCTGCAATTAGCTCGTTTACAGGGTGATTCGGCCACCATGGCGGATATCAATAATAATCTTGCGCGCCTGTACAGCAGCTTAGGAGATCAAGAGAAGGCAGTGAGCCATTTGCGTAGTTCCTTGAAGCTTTACCGGACTATTGGCAAGGAGGATGTGCTCACCGATTATAATAATTTGGGAATCTCCTATGAGAAGATGGGCAAACCCGATTCTGCAGTCTACTTCTATAAAGCTTGTATCAAATTGGCGGATGAAGCGCATCAGAAACCAAGTCGCTTTTATGCCTTATCCAATTTAGTTAGTTATTTCATAAAGGTTGAAGAGGTAGATTCTGCCCGTATCTATTTGGACCAAGCCTTAAATGATCCGGATTTAAAGGAGTATGAGAATTTTTATCTCACTTTCGGAATTCGTGATGTTCGGGTTTTAGCTCGTGAAGGTCAAATTGATGAGGCATTGGAGAAAGGAGAGTTTTACATGGAGATGGCTCGAAAATATTCGCGCTTACGGGAGATAGTGGATATGGCTTCATCCTTACATCAGCTTTATGCCCTTAAAGGTGATTATAATACAGCCTATAATTATTTGTTAGAGCATTCCTTATATAATGATTCCCTGCTTTCCCAGTCTAATGTTGCGGAGTTAACCAAACTAGAAGAGCGTTATCAGTTTCAAATTGAGAAGGAGCGTCTGGAAGCTCAGCATCAAAGTGAAATACGGGATCAGGAATTAAAACGCTTTTGGGTCTATTGGTTCTTAGGAGGATTGGGCATACTAACCGTGGCCTTTGGTTGGAACGCCTATACACGTAGAGCGCGAAATATTGTACTTCGAGAAAAGAATCAAAGGATTGAAAAACAACATAAGGAGATTCAAGAACAGCAGGCTGAGCTTCGCGAACAGAAGCAAAGTCTTGAGATGTTGAATGCCTTTAAGGATCGCATTTTAGCGGGGATGGCTCATGATTTAAAATCGCCATTAAACTCGCTCCAGGGTCTAATTGACCTTAGCAATATGGAGGAAGGTCAGGATCCGCAGATCATTAAAGGTTTTATGCGAAAACTTTCTTCCGAAGTTGTAATTCTGCGACAGAGCATTGAAAATCTTCTGCATTGGGCCCGTTTACAAATAGGCATTGCAGAGAATAATGAGAAGAAAAGGATTGCGGTGGCAATGGCCTTGAATCAGGTGATTGAATTGTTTTCGGGACTCGCTAAAAACAAGAATATTAATATCGTCCAAGATATTAATGATGGTGATGCTCAACTCAATGCCGATGCTGAAATCGTAAGAATTGTACTGCGGAATTTTATTTCTAATGCCTTGAAATTTAATCCGGAAGGAGGTTCAATTTACATTTCTGGCGAAAGGAAGGAAGATTGCTATTGTTTTAAAGTGAAGGATCAAGGCCCCGGGCTGCGCAATTCCCAAAAAGATGAGATGTTCACCGAAATGATGGATCCTTCCGTAGGTACAGCTAAGGAAATGGGAACCGGTTTAGGATTGTATCTCTGCAGTGAGTTTGTGCGTGCCAACGGTGGTAAAATTGGAGTGGAAAGCGAAGCGGGCGAGGGATCTACTTTCTGGTTTAGTCTTCCTATAGTATAG
- a CDS encoding pyruvate carboxylase has translation MKTIQRLMVANRGEIAIRIFRAATELKIRTIAIYSFEDRYSLHRYKADEAYKIGSDDEPLRPYLEIEEIIRIAKRQKVDAIHPGYGFLSENIEFARRCAEEGITFIGPKASIMEQLGNKVAAKKLAQKIKIPMIEGADGLQSEEDILNAAQKIGFPIMLKAASGGGGRGMRVVRDNQALLSAYREASGEAAKAFGDPTIFIEKFVEDPKHIEVQLLGDLHGNLVHLHERDCSVQRRFQKVVEVAPASTLKDKTRKQLHEYALKIGRAVNYTHAGTVEFLVDKDENIYFIEVNPRIQVEHTITEEITGYDIVKAQIQVAMGEALRGDVIGIPNQDAIKVNGHAIQCRITTEDPAQGFSPDYGTIIAYRNAAGMGIRLDEGSSYPGVTISPFFDSMLVKVSAWGSSLDVASDRMRRALSEFRIRGVQTNIPFLQNVIAHPIFREGQQRVSFIEKHSELLEITKPKNRGTRILRYMADVIVNGNPEIKNHDPKKKFQPAIIPAYDRHSAHTPGTKNLLTELGPRDFSLWLKDQKPIYFTDTTFRDAHQSLLATRVRTIDLLNIAESYSKSFPQLFSAEIWGGATFDVCMRFLKEDPWERLRLLREAMPNVLTQMLIRASNAVGYKAYPDNLVERFIEKSWENGIDIFRIFDSLNWTEQLEVSTKAVLERTQGLAEVSICYTGDISNPKKHPKYSLQYYLDLARKIEDMGAHILAIKDMAGLLKPYAAQELITELKKAVDLPIHLHTHDTSGVQSATYLKAIEAGVDVVDVAVDSMSRLTSQPNFNSLLACLEGHERENPMDLAKLNEFSAYWENLREWYYPFESGLKAGTAQLYEHEIPGGQYSNLRPQARGLGIEDKFETIKKNYKDANHLMGDLVKVTPSSKVVGDLAMFMTTNGYTKDDLISKGEDISFPDSVISFFKGELGQPHGGFPILFQKLVLKNEKPFTDRPNKHLKPVDFEKEFQIFQSEFGSELNELDFLSYKLYPKVFKDYLDFHRDFGEVWRIPSLNFWYGLEQNEEFMVEIDQGKTILVRFLNITEPDPNGKRQVYFKLNGQNRHVEVLDQSIEVNTVQNRKATEANDVGSPLQGKLVKILVKAGDQVKKNDPLFVIEAMKMESTVLASKNGTVRNIELSDNTMVAQDDLILVLEP, from the coding sequence ATGAAAACTATCCAAAGATTAATGGTCGCCAACCGGGGTGAAATCGCCATCCGTATTTTTCGTGCCGCCACAGAACTGAAAATTCGCACCATTGCCATTTACAGTTTTGAAGATCGCTATTCCCTGCATCGCTACAAAGCCGATGAAGCCTATAAAATTGGTTCAGATGACGAACCGCTGCGCCCTTATTTAGAAATTGAAGAAATCATTCGCATCGCTAAAAGACAAAAGGTCGATGCAATCCATCCGGGTTATGGTTTTTTAAGTGAGAACATCGAGTTTGCGCGTCGCTGCGCCGAAGAAGGCATCACCTTTATCGGCCCAAAAGCCAGCATAATGGAGCAATTGGGGAATAAAGTTGCGGCTAAAAAGCTGGCCCAAAAAATCAAAATCCCCATGATAGAAGGGGCCGATGGCCTGCAAAGTGAAGAAGACATCCTAAATGCTGCTCAGAAAATCGGTTTCCCCATTATGTTGAAGGCAGCCTCTGGTGGTGGTGGTCGCGGTATGCGCGTGGTACGCGACAATCAAGCCCTGCTTTCTGCCTATCGAGAAGCTTCTGGTGAAGCCGCCAAAGCTTTTGGTGATCCCACCATTTTCATTGAAAAATTTGTAGAAGATCCCAAGCATATTGAGGTACAATTGCTGGGTGATCTACATGGTAATCTGGTCCATCTTCACGAAAGGGACTGCTCCGTACAAAGGCGTTTCCAAAAGGTAGTTGAAGTAGCACCCGCCTCCACTTTAAAAGATAAAACGCGCAAGCAATTGCATGAATACGCCCTAAAAATTGGTCGGGCGGTTAATTACACTCATGCCGGCACGGTAGAGTTTTTAGTGGACAAAGACGAAAACATCTACTTCATTGAAGTGAATCCGCGTATTCAAGTTGAGCATACTATTACTGAGGAAATTACCGGATACGATATTGTAAAGGCCCAAATCCAAGTGGCCATGGGTGAGGCCCTTAGGGGTGATGTTATTGGTATCCCTAATCAAGATGCGATAAAGGTAAACGGACATGCCATTCAATGTCGAATCACTACCGAAGATCCGGCGCAAGGATTTAGTCCGGATTATGGAACCATTATCGCTTATCGCAATGCTGCGGGAATGGGCATTCGCCTGGATGAAGGCAGCAGTTACCCCGGAGTTACCATTTCGCCTTTCTTCGATTCGATGTTGGTTAAGGTATCTGCCTGGGGCAGCAGCCTGGATGTGGCCAGCGACCGTATGCGCAGAGCCTTATCTGAATTTAGGATTCGCGGCGTGCAAACCAATATTCCCTTTCTGCAAAATGTAATCGCCCACCCCATTTTTAGAGAGGGACAACAGAGGGTAAGCTTTATTGAAAAGCATTCTGAACTCCTCGAAATCACCAAGCCTAAAAACCGAGGAACCCGCATTCTTCGCTATATGGCGGATGTGATTGTGAATGGAAATCCTGAAATAAAAAATCACGATCCTAAAAAGAAGTTTCAGCCTGCAATTATTCCTGCCTATGATCGGCATTCGGCCCATACTCCCGGAACCAAGAATTTGCTGACGGAATTAGGTCCTCGTGACTTTTCCCTGTGGCTTAAGGATCAAAAACCGATTTATTTTACTGACACCACTTTTAGAGATGCCCATCAATCACTTCTAGCAACCCGAGTGCGCACCATTGATTTATTGAATATTGCCGAAAGCTACTCCAAGAGTTTCCCCCAACTCTTTTCCGCTGAAATTTGGGGTGGTGCCACCTTCGATGTATGTATGCGCTTTTTAAAGGAAGATCCTTGGGAACGTCTACGACTATTAAGGGAAGCCATGCCCAATGTGCTTACGCAGATGCTAATCCGCGCCAGCAATGCCGTGGGTTATAAGGCCTATCCGGATAACCTCGTTGAGCGCTTCATTGAAAAGTCCTGGGAAAATGGCATCGATATCTTCCGGATTTTTGATTCTCTCAACTGGACTGAGCAATTGGAGGTTTCTACCAAAGCCGTTCTTGAGCGTACCCAAGGTTTGGCCGAAGTGAGTATCTGCTACACTGGCGACATCAGTAATCCTAAAAAACATCCGAAATACAGCCTTCAGTACTATCTGGATCTGGCTCGTAAAATTGAAGATATGGGAGCGCATATTCTAGCCATTAAGGATATGGCAGGCTTGCTCAAACCCTATGCTGCGCAAGAGCTTATCACCGAATTAAAGAAGGCCGTAGACCTTCCCATCCATCTGCATACTCATGATACCTCCGGGGTTCAATCAGCAACCTATTTAAAAGCTATAGAAGCCGGTGTCGATGTTGTAGATGTAGCAGTCGATTCGATGAGCAGACTTACTTCCCAGCCAAATTTCAATTCCTTGCTCGCTTGTTTGGAAGGTCATGAAAGAGAAAACCCAATGGACTTAGCTAAGCTCAATGAGTTTAGCGCCTATTGGGAAAACTTGAGGGAGTGGTATTATCCCTTCGAATCCGGTTTAAAAGCGGGAACTGCACAATTGTACGAACATGAAATTCCCGGTGGTCAATATTCCAATTTACGACCACAGGCTCGGGGCCTTGGTATTGAAGATAAATTTGAAACCATCAAGAAAAACTACAAGGATGCCAATCATTTGATGGGCGATTTAGTGAAGGTGACCCCTTCCTCTAAAGTGGTGGGCGACTTAGCTATGTTTATGACCACCAATGGCTACACCAAAGACGATCTGATTTCCAAAGGTGAAGACATCTCTTTCCCGGATTCGGTAATTAGCTTCTTTAAGGGAGAACTTGGACAACCTCATGGTGGCTTCCCTATTCTCTTCCAAAAATTGGTTCTAAAAAATGAAAAGCCTTTTACGGATCGCCCCAACAAACATCTTAAGCCGGTCGATTTTGAAAAGGAGTTCCAAATTTTTCAAAGTGAATTTGGGTCAGAACTCAATGAATTAGACTTCCTGAGCTATAAACTCTATCCCAAGGTTTTTAAAGATTACCTGGATTTTCACCGTGACTTTGGTGAAGTATGGCGAATTCCCAGCCTAAACTTCTGGTATGGCCTCGAGCAAAATGAAGAGTTTATGGTGGAGATTGATCAGGGGAAAACCATTTTGGTGCGCTTCTTAAATATTACTGAGCCCGATCCTAATGGCAAACGTCAAGTTTACTTTAAACTGAATGGTCAGAATCGCCATGTGGAAGTGTTGGATCAGAGTATTGAGGTTAATACTGTTCAGAACCGCAAAGCCACCGAAGCTAATGATGTAGGCTCCCCGCTGCAAGGTAAATTGGTAAAGATCTTGGTAAAGGCTGGAGATCAGGTGAAGAAAAACGATCCTCTTTTTGTTATCGAGGCCATGAAAATGGAAAGTACAGTATTAGCCAGTAAAAATGGAACTGTCAGGAATATTGAGCTTAGCGACAATACCATGGTGGCTCAAGATGACTTAATTTTGGTGCTTGAGCCATAG
- a CDS encoding sensor histidine kinase: MKLSFKDRIAFYYLAATTALVAIAFLLVYGIVYQTVYDNMDQVLSIEAYKHTTEVIIEGDSIHFINKGEWEEREHREAQVLPVFIQLMNSKGELMDKSPNLKNQELLFHPELEGGHHFDASLNDEVLRQIQIPLRTKDKLQGYILAAMSMQASIQVLRKLAWAEAISFPVVLISLFYITRSLADRSIRPIKEITRTAGRTSKRFLDERVPLPAKQDELYDLSQSINALLDRLQHAFKGEKQFSSDASHELRTPLATLRGSLEVLIRKARSQEEYEATIKSALVQIDRMADLSDQLLVLARMDSEALNLNQQALGIVVEEVLSSLHPLIQAKNLRVHLDLHQLESKEIPAYFGSLIFQNLIGNAVKYSPDSSELRIEARSTETGFSCSICDQGPGIPKEEQAQIFQAFYRSPQAIQNAPGSGLGLSIAQRAAEAIEARIDLQSEPGRGTCFYLHF, translated from the coding sequence ATGAAATTGAGCTTTAAAGATCGCATTGCATTTTATTATTTGGCGGCAACCACTGCCTTAGTAGCTATTGCCTTTCTTTTGGTCTATGGTATTGTATACCAAACGGTTTACGATAATATGGATCAGGTGCTATCCATAGAAGCTTATAAGCATACCACTGAAGTAATAATTGAAGGTGACTCCATTCATTTTATCAATAAAGGGGAATGGGAGGAACGCGAGCATCGTGAGGCTCAGGTCCTGCCTGTTTTCATTCAGCTTATGAATAGCAAAGGTGAGCTGATGGACAAATCCCCTAATCTTAAAAATCAAGAATTACTTTTTCATCCTGAGCTTGAAGGCGGCCATCATTTTGATGCCAGCCTTAATGATGAGGTCTTAAGGCAAATTCAAATCCCCTTGCGGACCAAGGATAAATTGCAGGGCTATATTTTGGCCGCTATGTCGATGCAGGCTTCCATTCAGGTTTTACGAAAATTAGCCTGGGCCGAGGCGATAAGTTTCCCGGTCGTTTTAATAAGCCTCTTTTACATTACGCGTTCCTTGGCGGATCGTAGTATTCGACCCATCAAAGAAATTACGCGAACTGCGGGTCGAACCTCCAAACGCTTTTTAGATGAGCGAGTACCCTTGCCTGCCAAACAGGATGAATTGTACGATTTATCGCAATCCATCAATGCCTTATTAGATCGTTTGCAGCATGCCTTTAAGGGAGAAAAGCAATTTAGCTCCGATGCTTCTCATGAATTGCGCACTCCCTTAGCCACCTTAAGAGGTAGTTTAGAAGTCTTGATCCGTAAGGCTCGCAGTCAGGAGGAATATGAAGCAACCATAAAATCAGCCTTGGTGCAGATCGATCGCATGGCCGATTTGAGTGATCAATTATTGGTTTTAGCCCGCATGGACTCCGAAGCCTTAAACCTGAATCAACAAGCCCTGGGAATTGTGGTAGAAGAAGTATTAAGTTCCTTACATCCGTTAATTCAGGCTAAAAACCTTAGGGTTCATTTGGATCTCCATCAGCTGGAAAGTAAAGAAATACCGGCGTATTTCGGAAGCCTCATATTTCAAAATTTAATTGGCAATGCCGTAAAGTATAGTCCTGATTCTAGCGAGCTTCGCATTGAGGCAAGAAGTACAGAAACCGGTTTTTCGTGTAGTATTTGCGATCAAGGTCCGGGTATTCCCAAAGAGGAGCAGGCGCAAATTTTCCAAGCCTTTTACCGCAGTCCACAGGCCATCCAAAATGCCCCTGGATCAGGATTAGGTTTATCTATTGCCCAAAGAGCGGCTGAGGCTATCGAAGCTCGCATTGATCTTCAATCAGAACCCGGAAGGGGAACCTGCTTTTACCTTCATTTTTAG
- a CDS encoding Smr/MutS family protein translates to MVFKIGDIVSFLHEAGTGTILKIEGNQAEVMMDHGFAEWLPLNELVPRKALSIGEVQSKDRPRTSLEKGRAKAKAAEVIEADLHFEALVDFPKNFSSHEKLQIQLNEARKAIDRARRAGVKKVVLIHGVGQGRLRDEIYAMLERMDRIIFYDASFARYGKGATEVELR, encoded by the coding sequence ATGGTATTTAAGATTGGCGATATCGTTAGCTTTTTACATGAAGCGGGAACTGGGACTATCCTGAAAATTGAAGGGAACCAGGCGGAGGTGATGATGGATCATGGCTTTGCGGAATGGTTGCCACTTAATGAATTGGTGCCACGAAAAGCCCTGAGTATTGGAGAGGTGCAATCCAAAGACCGTCCTCGTACTTCCTTAGAGAAAGGCAGAGCCAAAGCCAAGGCCGCAGAAGTAATTGAAGCGGATCTTCATTTTGAAGCTTTAGTAGATTTCCCGAAGAACTTCTCTTCTCATGAAAAACTGCAAATCCAACTGAATGAGGCGCGAAAGGCCATTGATAGGGCTCGAAGGGCTGGAGTGAAAAAAGTGGTACTCATTCATGGAGTAGGCCAAGGGCGTTTACGCGATGAGATCTATGCCATGTTGGAACGGATGGATCGAATCATCTTTTATGATGCTTCATTTGCTCGTTATGGAAAAGGAGCAACCGAAGTGGAGCTGCGTTAA
- the trxB gene encoding thioredoxin-disulfide reductase, protein MEKHDCVIIGSGPAGYTAAIYAARADLKPIIYTGLEPGGQLTTTTDVENFPGYPEGIMGPAMMEDLRKQAERFGTEIRFGMVTKAELSKIGGEYHKLIIDESKEVLARTVIIATGASAKYLGLESEKNMMGHGVSACAICDGFFFKGKDVVVVGGGDSAAEEATYLAKLCPKVTLLVRKDHMKASQIMQQRVENTANIEVLWNTETLEVLGEKTVTGVRVKNTETGEESVVEAEGFFVAIGHKPNTDIFQGQIDMDEVGYIKTKPGTASTNLPGVFATGDAQDKNYRQAITAAGSGCMGALEAERYLQEYEVAVES, encoded by the coding sequence ATGGAAAAGCACGATTGCGTGATCATTGGTTCCGGACCAGCCGGCTATACTGCTGCGATTTATGCGGCCCGCGCTGATTTGAAACCCATCATATATACCGGTTTAGAGCCAGGCGGACAGTTAACCACCACTACTGATGTAGAGAACTTTCCGGGTTATCCCGAAGGTATTATGGGTCCGGCCATGATGGAAGATCTGCGTAAGCAAGCGGAGCGTTTCGGAACCGAAATTCGCTTCGGTATGGTAACCAAAGCCGAATTAAGCAAGATTGGTGGCGAATACCATAAATTAATCATCGACGAAAGCAAAGAAGTTTTAGCTCGTACCGTGATTATTGCCACCGGAGCCAGTGCTAAATACCTAGGATTAGAATCCGAGAAAAACATGATGGGTCACGGTGTTTCTGCCTGTGCTATTTGTGATGGTTTCTTCTTTAAAGGTAAAGATGTAGTAGTTGTAGGTGGTGGAGACTCTGCCGCTGAGGAAGCTACTTATTTAGCCAAACTTTGCCCTAAGGTAACTTTATTGGTGCGCAAGGATCATATGAAGGCCTCTCAGATCATGCAACAACGCGTGGAGAATACCGCCAACATCGAAGTACTTTGGAATACTGAAACCCTGGAAGTTTTAGGTGAAAAAACCGTTACTGGTGTTCGCGTTAAGAATACCGAAACCGGCGAGGAAAGCGTAGTTGAAGCAGAAGGTTTCTTTGTAGCCATCGGGCATAAACCTAATACGGACATTTTCCAAGGTCAGATTGATATGGACGAGGTAGGTTATATCAAAACCAAGCCAGGCACTGCCAGCACCAATTTACCCGGTGTTTTTGCTACTGGCGACGCTCAGGATAAAAACTACCGCCAAGCTATTACTGCTGCCGGAAGTGGTTGTATGGGTGCTTTAGAAGCAGAACGTTATTTGCAAGAATATGAAGTAGCAGTAGAGAGTTAA
- a CDS encoding response regulator transcription factor — MKILIVEDETGIAAFLKQGLEEEAYTVVMAHDGNKGLQLALSDDYDLLLLDWMLPGMSGIAICQEFRKQNKKTPVILLTAKDSSEEVVFGLQAGANDYIRKPFHFDELLERIRVQLRAKSGETSHEALQLGEIRMDLSAHLVYRNDELIQLTQREFALLEFLLRNKNRVCRRVQILENVWDSNYNYNAGIIDVYINTLRKKLKLEGEDNYIQTIRGVGYIAREV, encoded by the coding sequence ATGAAAATCCTGATCGTTGAAGATGAAACAGGTATTGCCGCATTTTTAAAGCAAGGCCTGGAAGAAGAAGCCTATACCGTGGTAATGGCTCATGATGGTAATAAGGGCCTGCAATTAGCCCTTTCGGATGATTATGATTTACTCTTATTAGATTGGATGCTACCCGGCATGAGCGGGATCGCCATTTGCCAGGAATTTCGAAAGCAGAACAAAAAGACGCCGGTCATTTTATTAACGGCCAAAGACTCATCAGAAGAAGTGGTTTTTGGTTTACAGGCAGGCGCCAATGACTATATCCGTAAGCCTTTTCATTTTGATGAATTATTGGAACGAATCCGAGTTCAGCTAAGAGCAAAGAGTGGAGAGACCAGCCACGAAGCCTTGCAACTCGGTGAAATCCGCATGGATTTAAGTGCGCATTTAGTTTACCGGAATGATGAACTCATTCAGCTTACTCAAAGAGAATTTGCCCTGTTGGAGTTTTTATTGCGCAATAAAAACCGGGTTTGCCGTAGGGTTCAGATCCTTGAAAATGTGTGGGATAGTAATTACAATTATAATGCTGGGATTATAGATGTTTATATCAATACCCTTCGTAAGAAGTTAAAATTGGAAGGAGAGGATAATTACATCCAAACCATTAGAGGAGTGGGTTATATAGCCCGAGAAGTATGA